The genomic segment CTAAAAAAGTATTAGTTTATAGAAAAAGAGAggaattttacaatataagaCAGAATTCTAATGAGTCTGTAACAGAGTGGTATGCAAAAATGAAGAATTTTGCAGCACAATGTAGTTTTGGAACAAATTTGATTCCGGTACTGAAAGATAAGTTCACTACGGTGATGAAGGACGGTCCGATAAAAGATCGTTTGTATGAAGAAGAAACGACCAAGGAATTAAATGATCTTGTTGAAATTGCAATGAAGAAAGAAGCTGCAATCAAAACAACGAACATTGAAGTACATTCGATTGGGAAAAGCAAGGAAGGAGTTAAGAAGAAAAATAGTTATGGTCCACCGAAAAAACAATCAACAGCGATGGGAGGTGAGAAGACTTCGAAGAAAAACTATGATAAGGCTTGTTATGTATGTGGTCTTACAAATCACAAATTTGCAGAATGtaagtataaacaatataaatgtaaaaattgtaatacagtAGGGCATTTGGCAAAAGTGtgtaaaacagttaaaaatcattttattgaaGTGGAGGAAAATGAAGTAATGGAAATGTTTCAAGTTGAGGTTAAAAGTGAAAATAACTGCGGGCTAAGTCCTGTAATGATAAtggtaaaagtttaaaatgcattaattgAAATGGAAGTTGATTCAGGTGCAGGAATTTCAATATTACCTGAAGAAATTGTAAAAGAGAAGTTACCTCATATATACATTCATCCTACTATTTTAAAGCTAAGAACTTATGATGGGTCAATTATTAAACCAACGGGAGAGATTGAAGTTAAACTAATGTATGGTGAAAGAGaactatattgtaaattattagtaGTTAAAAAAGGACATAGAGCTCTGGTAGGCAGAATGAACAAATTAGGAATAACGATTAGAGGTGTTTCAAAAATTGAAGTAGAAAGcacaaataagaataataagttaGAATTGTTAATAAATGAATTTGAAGAATTGTTTGAGgaaaaaattggtaaatataaatatgaaaaagtgACGTTAAAAGTTAAAGAGGAATGTAcacctatattttgtaaaccGAGACCAATACCTTTTGCTTTTAACAAAAAAGTTGAGGGTGAGTTGGATAGATTAGAAAGAGAAGACATAATACAGAAAGTTGAGACCAGTGAATGGGGTACTCCGCTTGTACCGGTTATTAAACCAGATGGATCTATTCGTTTATGTGCAGATTATAAAACtactgttaataaatatttggtagatATTAACCACCCATTACCAAGAGTAGAAGAGGTATTTGTGGCGTTACAAGGAGGTAAAACATTctctaaattagattttttgaaTGCTTATAACCAATTAGAATTATGTGAAAGTACACAAAAACTATTAGCTTGGAGTACAAGTAaaggtatttatatagttaaaagaTTACCTTTCGGTACCAAACCAGCTTGTTCAAAATTTCAGAGTGTTATTGAAAAAGTGTTGTTAAGAACAAAGGGTGTTAAAAACTTTTTAGATGACATAATTGTGACTGGTAGTAATGAAAAGGAGCACTTAGATAACCTAAGAGAAGTGTTTAAAAAGTTGCAAAATGCTGGGTTtagattaaacaaaaaaaaatgtagtttttttcaaccaaaaataaattacctaggaCACATAATTGGATTAGAAGGTATTGAAAgggataaaaataaagttaaagcAATGCTTAATGCAGTAGAACCTAAGAGTGTCACTGAAGTAAAAGCATTTACAGGCATGGTAACCTACTATGCTAAATGTATACCAAATTTATCAACTTTATTGGGtcctatttacaatttattaaaaaaagaagtGAAATTTATATGGACAAATGAATGTAGAAAGGCATTTAATAAGACAAAGCAAGCAATGGCATCAGAATCATTATTGGTTCATTACAATCCAGAGTTAAGTGTTGTATTGTCTTGCGATGCGTCGGAGTATGGTATAGGAGCAGTGTTAATGCATATGTTTGAAAATGGAGAAAAGCGACCGGTGGGGTATGCATCAAGAATCCTAACCGTGgctgaaaaaaaatactcaGTAATACAAAAAGAAGCTTTGGCGGTTTTCTGGGGTGTAAAGAAATTTTCTCAATATCTCTTGGGCAGAAAATTTTTCTTAGAGACTGACCATAAACCTCTATTAGCTTTGTATGGCGAAAATAAAGGTATTCCTGTTATGGCCTCTGGGAGAATTCA from the Metopolophium dirhodum isolate CAU unplaced genomic scaffold, ASM1992520v1 scaffold1, whole genome shotgun sequence genome contains:
- the LOC132953258 gene encoding uncharacterized protein K02A2.6-like, with product MEVDSGAGISILPEEIVKEKLPHIYIHPTILKLRTYDGSIIKPTGEIEVKLMYGERELYCKLLVVKKGHRALVGRMNKLGITIRGVSKIEVESTNKNNKLELLINEFEELFEEKIGKYKYEKVTLKVKEECTPIFCKPRPIPFAFNKKVEGELDRLEREDIIQKVETSEWGTPLVPVIKPDGSIRLCADYKTTVNKYLVDINHPLPRVEEVFVALQGGKTFSKLDFLNAYNQLELCESTQKLLAWSTSKGIYIVKRLPFGTKPACSKFQSVIEKVLLRTKGVKNFLDDIIVTGRHIIGLEGIERDKNKVKAMLNAVEPKSVTEVKAFTGMVTYYAKCIPNLSTLLGPIYNLLKKEVKFIWTNECRKAFNKTKQAMASESLLVHYNPELSVVLSCDASEYGIGAVLMHMFENGEKRPVGYASRILTVAEKKYSVIQKEALAVFWGVKKFSQYLLGRKFFLETDHKPLLALYGENKGIPVMASGRIQRWALYLSEFDYQVLHIKGNDNKVADGLSRLPDEEEVQTQINEADYVDFMENTMPIDYEILRVETKKDNEFSLVVKYLNEGWPIKVREELKPYAIRKEEICVDKDILMWGYRILIPKSLRKDLLKEVHSTHMGMSKMKTLCRSYMWWPGLDKDIENWVQSCDACLQSRSEPILAEPKKWEEASCPMDRVHIDFLYLQGKNYLIMTDIFTKWPEVAEMKIMNSCSVIEKLREIFARFGLPNKIVSDNGPQFRSEEFIQFCKNNMIRFVTSPPYHPATNGSAENAVKSLKNGILKAVKDKKNKNVSLNTLIQRYLLVYRNTPHWITENVIWRRHIDQLMEVGKVKENGMETVEKEKGEEQTVLKEKEIIKAKEETIDKKKY